The genomic DNA GACCAGCTACCGGAGTTACCAACGGGATGTGAGATGACAGCGACCACCATGATGTTACAGTATGCCGGTGTTAACATTAGTAAGGAACAGTTTGCCAGCCAAGTGCCTCGCAGTTCGAATCCTAATACTGGTTTTGTTGGTAATCCTGCTTCGGCTGATGGTATTGGGCTTTACATCTACCCCCAAGGCTTGTTACCAACGATCCGCCACTATTTGCCATCTGCTGAAGATTTCAGTGGAGTGAGTCTGCAACGACTTAAAGTGCAGCTCGCTAAAGGCCATCCGGTAGTTGCTTGGGTTCAGGGACTAGATGGCTTTGCGAGTCATACGGTGACGCTTACCGGGTATACAGCAACGACTGTTAGCTACAATGATCCCTGGCATGGTCAACACAGTCGAATGGATAATCAAGCGTTTGAAGCAATGTGGCAATTGAATGGCCGGCGGGCACTAAGTTATTAAGAATTTAATACCATAGTTAACATTAGTTACTGTTTCATAATTTTGTTTTAAAAATACGCTATTTGACACACAAAACAATTATTTTAATACTGTATTACTTTAGTGTATCAATCTTAGGCCTGAAATAAGGGCTTTCATCGTTAGTGTATTTTGGCACGGAATTTGCATGTATATTAGTGAGTGCGAAAAAGATTGCGCTTACAGTATCAAAAACATAAATAGTTACAGGCAATTTAGATATTATTTATTCGTTTTATATGACTGTAACGAAAAAATAGGAGGTACAAAGATGGTAAGCATTATCATTGCTAGTCACGGCGAATTCGCTAAAGGCATCTATCAATCTGGATCAATGATTTTCGGCGAACAAGAAAACGTTCAAGCCGTTACGTTGATGCCTAGCGAAGGCCCTGACGACATCAAGGCTAAGTTGGAAAAAGCCATTGCTTCATTCGACGATCAAGAGCAAGTCTTATTCTTAGTCGACCTTTGGGGCGGGACACCATTCAATCAAGTTAACGGCTTGTTTGAAGCACACAAGGACAAATGGGCAATCGTTGCCGGTTTGAACTTGCCAATGTTAATTGAAGCGTATGCTTCACGGCTTTCAATGGATTCGGCACACGAAATTGCCACTCATATCATTGAAACTGCTAAGGATGGCGTGAAGGTTCGTCCTGAAGCATTAGCACCTAAGGAAGAAAAGGTTGCTGCCGCTGCCACGACTAACAATAACGCTGGTCGTCCAGGGACGTTGGAATATGGTTTAGCGCGGATCGACTCACGACTCTTGCATGGGCAAGTTGCCACTGCTTGGAGTAAGACGGTTAACCCAACCCGGATCATCGTTGTTTCCGATAGTGTTGCTAAGGATGATTTACGTTCGAACATGATTAAGCAAGCTGCACCAGCAGGTGTACATGCGCATGTTATTCCAATTGATCAAATGATTAAGATTGCTAAAGATGACAAGCACTTTGGCGGTCAAAAGGCCCTTGTCTTATTTGAAACCCCACAAGATGCATTACGTGCAATTGAAGGTGGCGTGCCAATCAAGACTT from Lactiplantibacillus paraplantarum includes the following:
- a CDS encoding C39 family peptidase, with the translated sequence MIRMSRWWGILVGGLLVSGLVYPAQAAVTTYPITGIQVVQPRVYQTNSQNGVGYHLTVVRHQRAQLRVNLHLKYHQHTQWTRTEQADIYRNVRRQRFYYVHNGRQQSGWIAASQLRPANTASVQLRVPLIDQLPELPTGCEMTATTMMLQYAGVNISKEQFASQVPRSSNPNTGFVGNPASADGIGLYIYPQGLLPTIRHYLPSAEDFSGVSLQRLKVQLAKGHPVVAWVQGLDGFASHTVTLTGYTATTVSYNDPWHGQHSRMDNQAFEAMWQLNGRRALSY
- a CDS encoding mannose/fructose/sorbose PTS transporter subunit IIA translates to MVSIIIASHGEFAKGIYQSGSMIFGEQENVQAVTLMPSEGPDDIKAKLEKAIASFDDQEQVLFLVDLWGGTPFNQVNGLFEAHKDKWAIVAGLNLPMLIEAYASRLSMDSAHEIATHIIETAKDGVKVRPEALAPKEEKVAAAATTNNNAGRPGTLEYGLARIDSRLLHGQVATAWSKTVNPTRIIVVSDSVAKDDLRSNMIKQAAPAGVHAHVIPIDQMIKIAKDDKHFGGQKALVLFETPQDALRAIEGGVPIKTLNIGSMAHSVGKVQPNKVLAFDQDDIDTYKKLEQDGVEFDVRKVPSDSKDNMDNILKKAQNMLNEQK